In Bacteroidia bacterium, a genomic segment contains:
- a CDS encoding energy transducer TonB produces MSADKANILDFIREKERKERAVRRKKLLFLFGGVALTALIITGIGMANSGSSAKWMIYDVSQLSDETITTIFKENTNGFLVKDSLSGRVDTLRSMDDYLLLVAAIRDQRTQVDITENAEYADSLNDVFEPEIHLQAVKNAPSEEVDDREPLTVGDIMPNFPGGETALYRFLSDKLRYPTLATQNQVEGKVFVRFVIERDGMISNATVIKGIGYGCDEEALRVVNLMPQWLPGEVNGKKVRMYSSLAVNFKFL; encoded by the coding sequence ATGAGCGCAGATAAGGCAAATATCCTGGACTTTATCCGGGAAAAAGAGCGGAAAGAAAGAGCAGTTCGGAGAAAGAAACTGCTCTTTCTCTTTGGCGGTGTAGCATTGACTGCACTGATAATTACTGGTATCGGTATGGCCAATTCCGGCAGCTCTGCTAAGTGGATGATCTACGATGTTTCTCAGCTTTCTGATGAGACCATCACTACTATTTTCAAGGAAAATACAAACGGTTTTCTGGTGAAAGATAGTCTTTCGGGACGCGTAGATACGCTTAGGAGTATGGATGATTACCTCTTGTTGGTGGCAGCCATCCGCGACCAGCGTACCCAGGTAGATATTACCGAAAACGCAGAGTACGCAGACTCATTAAATGATGTATTCGAACCGGAAATACATCTTCAGGCAGTCAAAAATGCTCCTTCCGAAGAGGTGGATGACAGAGAACCGTTGACGGTTGGTGACATTATGCCCAATTTTCCGGGTGGTGAAACAGCTTTGTATCGTTTTCTTTCTGACAAACTTCGATATCCCACCCTGGCTACGCAAAACCAGGTGGAGGGGAAAGTGTTTGTCCGCTTTGTCATCGAAAGAGATGGCATGATTTCTAATGCTACTGTAATCAAAGGAATCGGCTATGGCTGCGATGAAGAAGCGCTTCGGGTGGTAAACCTCATGCCCCAATGGTTGCCAGGTGAGGTCAATGGAAAAAAAGTACGTATGTACTCCAGCCTCGCAGTAAATTTTAAATTTTTGTAA
- a CDS encoding cystathionine gamma-synthase encodes MKFGTKTVHAGVSPDPATGAIMTPIYQTSTYVQAAPGDHKGYEYSRTHNPTRTALEQSLAALENGKYGICFSSGMAATDAIIKLLNPGDEVISCNDLYGGTYRIFTKVFGRFGIRATFIDMSDPAHFAAAISPQTKMVWIETPTNPLMNVIDISEMVAIAKAHQITVVVDNTFASPYLQNPLDLGADLVVHSLTKYLNGHSDVVMGAIITSSDSLNEQIRFIQNACGAVPGPQDSFLTLRGIKTLHLRMQRHCENGAKIAEFLSAHPKVERVYWPGLPSHPNHSVAKKQMRGFGGMLSFTLKDDRMESALKVLSGTHLFSLAESLGGVESLIGHPASMTHASIPREERLKSGLKDTLIRLSVGIEDVEDLIEDLDRAI; translated from the coding sequence ATGAAATTTGGTACAAAGACAGTACATGCAGGGGTTTCTCCCGATCCTGCCACCGGAGCTATCATGACGCCGATTTATCAGACGAGTACCTATGTACAGGCCGCTCCCGGTGATCATAAGGGATATGAGTATTCCCGAACGCATAATCCAACACGTACCGCGCTCGAACAATCGCTGGCTGCGCTGGAAAATGGAAAATACGGCATCTGTTTTTCTTCGGGTATGGCTGCAACCGACGCAATCATCAAACTGCTCAATCCGGGCGATGAGGTGATTAGCTGCAACGATCTGTATGGCGGCACATACCGGATATTTACCAAAGTTTTTGGCCGCTTTGGTATCCGCGCTACATTTATCGATATGTCTGACCCTGCCCATTTTGCGGCTGCTATTTCTCCACAGACCAAAATGGTATGGATAGAAACACCTACCAACCCGCTGATGAATGTGATTGACATCAGTGAAATGGTGGCAATCGCCAAAGCCCACCAGATTACGGTGGTGGTGGATAATACTTTCGCCTCGCCCTATCTGCAAAATCCCCTCGACCTGGGAGCAGACCTGGTGGTCCATTCGCTCACCAAATATCTCAATGGCCACTCCGACGTGGTCATGGGGGCAATTATTACCAGTAGCGATTCGCTCAACGAGCAAATTCGGTTTATCCAGAATGCCTGCGGCGCGGTACCTGGCCCTCAGGATAGTTTTCTGACGCTCCGCGGGATCAAAACCCTGCATCTTCGTATGCAACGCCATTGTGAAAATGGGGCAAAAATTGCAGAATTTCTGTCTGCACATCCTAAAGTTGAACGCGTGTACTGGCCCGGACTTCCGTCTCATCCCAACCATTCTGTAGCAAAAAAACAAATGCGCGGTTTCGGCGGTATGCTCTCCTTTACCCTGAAAGATGACCGGATGGAAAGTGCACTCAAAGTGCTGAGCGGCACCCATTTGTTTTCCCTCGCTGAAAGCCTTGGCGGGGTTGAATCCCTGATCGGTCATCCTGCTTCCATGACGCATGCGTCTATTCCCCGGGAAGAAAGATTAAAAAGTGGATTGAAAGATACACTGATCCGGCTTTCTGTTGGAATTGAAGATGTAGAAGACCTTATAGAGGATCTTGACAGGGCGATTTAA
- a CDS encoding EcsC family protein, with amino-acid sequence MAKLNASESKILDEIAAWKGSGPSFLNRATDFVSRPISWVTDKLTPEEVKGSVSGLTEKIVEKLQDVTQWTVNSTEILKATREFEITATSVPDLKKSSIHDLDHVAEKFIDQNTRMATLSGVGTGLVGWPGLIADLPALFTFSIRTIYQIALCYGFDLNGENSTPEDKAYEMEYMMRIFKISTSSDTIQKQRALAELKDFEAGRNSEVYGEVAGDYTTKQLGRNATSFISRMIIKEIVERTITKKAIGLVPGLGAVFSGGFNYVYMKDVGEAAFMLYRERFLLDKKGRKNTINIQIE; translated from the coding sequence ATGGCTAAATTGAACGCATCCGAAAGCAAAATTCTCGACGAAATCGCCGCATGGAAAGGCTCAGGCCCCAGTTTCCTAAACCGCGCCACCGATTTTGTCAGCCGCCCGATTAGTTGGGTAACGGATAAACTAACCCCTGAAGAGGTAAAAGGAAGTGTTTCCGGTCTCACTGAAAAAATTGTTGAAAAATTACAGGACGTTACCCAATGGACGGTAAACTCTACCGAAATCCTGAAGGCTACCCGTGAATTTGAAATAACGGCCACCAGTGTCCCCGACCTGAAAAAATCATCCATTCACGATCTGGATCATGTCGCAGAAAAATTTATTGACCAGAATACCCGTATGGCAACGCTGAGTGGTGTAGGAACAGGCCTCGTGGGTTGGCCCGGACTCATCGCTGACCTGCCTGCATTGTTTACATTCTCCATTCGCACCATTTACCAGATTGCCCTTTGTTATGGTTTTGACCTCAACGGGGAAAATAGCACTCCCGAAGATAAAGCCTACGAAATGGAATACATGATGCGTATTTTCAAAATTTCCACCTCTTCTGATACGATTCAAAAACAACGCGCCCTCGCTGAATTAAAGGATTTTGAAGCAGGCAGAAATTCGGAAGTATATGGAGAGGTCGCAGGAGATTATACCACCAAACAATTGGGACGCAATGCAACCAGTTTTATTTCCCGAATGATCATTAAAGAAATCGTTGAACGCACGATCACCAAAAAAGCCATTGGTTTGGTACCCGGTCTGGGTGCAGTATTCTCCGGAGGATTTAACTACGTGTACATGAAAGACGTGGGAGAAGCAGCATTTATGTTGTATCGGGAGCGCTTTCTGCTGGACAAAAAAGGTCGCAAAAACACGATCAATATTCAGATTGAATAG
- a CDS encoding serine hydrolase has product MKIRKKFFFPVLFFLMVLIAVIIWLSNSLLPVATGFAAKTMCSCVFVADRDEESVRKMELDRFAVRNTRVKVNRDAKSASASLLGLAKQTAIFREGLGCTLVLGITEDSLRNQPYANPRTKLPATDTMFWPTGDKDTLPVPENVQIEKVKLAVEQAFEENNPNGLKRTNAVVVVYRGKIIGEQYAPGFDKNTPQRGWSMTKSITNAILGSLAEESRVSVIQPIYAPEWASGDPRASLTLDQLLRMSSGLEFNEMYGSSTDVTRMLFTVENAGAYAASKPLIHQPDEVWNYSSGTTNIINRYLRFLYQDYNAYLRMPYENVFSRIGMSSAVMEVDASGTFVGSSFCYATPRDWAKFGLLFLNNGVWGGDRILSEGWVDYSRKRTTTDPYGRYGAHFWTNGTKPVPDDNGYHYWPNLPEDMYYASGFDGQYVVIVPSRDVVVVRLGVTTDRDAFDIGELVSGVLDAIQSEY; this is encoded by the coding sequence ATGAAAATTCGAAAAAAATTCTTTTTCCCGGTATTGTTCTTTCTGATGGTTTTGATCGCTGTTATTATCTGGCTTTCCAATTCTTTGCTGCCGGTTGCAACCGGGTTTGCCGCCAAAACGATGTGCTCCTGTGTTTTTGTCGCTGACCGGGACGAAGAGTCTGTCCGGAAAATGGAACTGGATCGGTTTGCCGTCCGAAACACACGGGTGAAAGTGAACCGGGATGCCAAAAGTGCTTCAGCTTCATTGCTGGGTCTGGCAAAGCAGACGGCAATATTCCGGGAAGGGTTGGGTTGTACACTTGTACTGGGGATAACCGAAGATTCGCTCCGAAATCAGCCATACGCCAATCCCCGCACCAAACTTCCTGCAACGGATACGATGTTCTGGCCCACGGGAGACAAGGATACGTTGCCCGTGCCGGAGAATGTACAGATTGAAAAAGTGAAATTGGCCGTTGAGCAGGCCTTCGAAGAAAATAATCCCAACGGCTTAAAACGCACAAATGCAGTCGTCGTCGTGTACAGGGGGAAAATTATTGGCGAACAATACGCGCCCGGTTTTGATAAAAATACGCCCCAGCGGGGGTGGTCCATGACTAAAAGTATTACCAATGCAATCCTGGGTTCACTGGCGGAAGAAAGCAGGGTATCGGTTATCCAACCGATATATGCCCCGGAATGGGCATCTGGCGACCCGCGTGCAAGCCTTACGCTTGACCAGTTGCTGCGGATGAGCAGCGGGCTGGAATTTAATGAAATGTATGGATCATCCACTGATGTAACCCGGATGCTGTTTACCGTTGAAAATGCCGGTGCTTACGCTGCCTCCAAGCCGCTGATCCATCAGCCGGATGAAGTCTGGAATTATTCCAGCGGTACGACTAATATCATCAACCGATACCTCCGCTTTTTGTATCAGGACTATAATGCCTATTTGAGAATGCCTTACGAAAATGTATTTTCCCGGATCGGCATGTCTTCGGCTGTCATGGAAGTGGATGCTTCGGGGACTTTTGTGGGCTCCTCCTTTTGTTATGCTACGCCCCGGGACTGGGCGAAATTTGGGTTGTTATTTCTCAACAATGGCGTGTGGGGCGGCGATCGTATTTTGTCAGAAGGATGGGTGGACTATAGTCGAAAAAGAACGACAACTGATCCATATGGACGATACGGGGCTCATTTCTGGACCAATGGGACAAAACCTGTACCTGATGATAATGGCTATCATTATTGGCCCAATCTGCCGGAAGACATGTATTATGCTTCCGGCTTCGATGGACAGTATGTCGTAATTGTCCCTTCAAGGGATGTGGTGGTGGTGAGATTGGGGGTTACGACCGACCGGGATGCATTTGACATTGGCGAACTGGTCAGCGGTGTGCTGGACGCTATTCAATCTGAATATTGA